The Arthrobacter oryzae DNA window CTTCACCGAGGCGGGCGTTCCGGACGGGGTGTTCAACGTGGTCAACGGGGACAAGGAAGCCGTGGATGCGCTGCTCGAGGATGAGCGTGTCAAGGCCATCGGCTTCGTGGGGTCCACCCCGATCGCCCAGTACATCTACGCCACGGCGGCCGCCCACGGCAAACGGGCACAGTGCTTCGGCGGCGCCAAGAACCACATGGTGATCATGCCGGACGCGGACCTCGACATGGCGGTGGATGCGCTGATGGGTGCAGGTTACGGGTCAGCCGGCGAACGGTGCATGGCCATCTCCGTGGCCGTCCCGGTGGGCAAGGAAACGGCAGATGCCCTGGTGTCCAAGCTCGAAGAACGGGTCAAGCACCTCAAGGTGGGCCACAGCTTGGACAAGGACTCGGACTTCGGGCCGGTGGTGGCGGCGTCCGCCAAGGAACGGATCGAAGGCTACATCCAGTCCGGTGTGGACGAAGGCGCCACCCTGGTGACGGACGGCCGCGGCCTGACCGTGGACGGCTACGACGGCGGGTTCTGGGTTGGCCCCACGCTCTTCGACAACGTCACCAAGGACATGAAGATCTACAAGGAAGAGATCTTCGGCCCGGTCCTCAGCGTCCTCCGCGCGGCGGACTATGACGAAGCGCTCCGGCTCTGCAGCGAGCACGAGTTCGGCAACGGCGTGGCCATCTTCACCCGCGACGGCGACGCCGCCCGTGACTTCGCAAGCCGCGTGCAGGTGGGTATGGTGGGCATCAACGTGCCCATCCCGGTACCCATCGCTTATTACACGTTCGGCGGCTGGAAGGCCTCCGGCTTCGGGGACCTGAACCAGCACGGGGCCGACGCGTTCCGTTTCTACACCAAGACCAAGACCGTGACCACCCGCTGGCCCTCCGGCATCCGCCAAGGCGCCAGCTACGTGATGCCGGAAGGCAGCTGATGACCGCAGGACCTACCCCACGTACGAACACTGCAAGTTCCGCAACGCCCACGGACGAAGTTCTGTTTGAGCGGCGCGGCCACCTCGGCGTCATCACGCTGAACCGGCCCAGGGCCGTCAACGCGCTCACCGCCGGCATGGCCGCCGCCATGCTTGACCAGCTCACGGCATGGGAGGACGACGACGGCGTGGCCACCGTTCTGGTGCACGGCGCCGGGGAGCGGGGGCTGTGCGCCGGCGGTGACATCGTGGCCATCTACGAGGACATGCTGGCGGGCGGTGAGGCCACGGCGGACTTCTGGCGCACCGAGTACCAGTTGAACGCGCTGATCGCCGGATACTCCAAGCCCTATGTGGCCTTCATGGACGGCCTGGTGCTGGGCGGCGGCGTGGGGATCTCCGCCCACGGGTCCGTCCGTGTGGTCACCGAGCGCACCCGCACCGGCATGCCGGAGACAACCATTGGATTTGTGCCCGACGTCGGCGGCACCCTGCTGCTGTCCCGCTCGCCGGGGGAGTCGGGCACCCATGCGGCCCTGACGGGCGCCCACCTGAGCGGTGCGGACGCCTTGTTCCTGGGCCTGGCGGACCACTTTGTGTCGTCCGGAAACCTTCCTGCGCTGGCGGCCGCGCTGGAGACCGAAGCGGCGGAAGACGCCGTCGGACGCTTTGCGGAGGAGCCGCCGGCTTCGGCGCTGGCCGGGCAACGGGACTGGATCGACTCCTGCTACGCGAGTGATGACGCCGAGGACATCTTCCGCCGGCTCCGCACCTTTGACGGGGAAGCCGCCGGTGAGGCGGCAGACACTATTGAGGCGAAGTCGCCTACTGCCGTGAAAGTGGCGTTGGCATCGCTCCGTCGCGCGCGTGGGCTGAGCCTGGAGGAAGTCCTTGCCGAGGAATACCGCGTTGGCCTGCGGTTCCTGGCCGGCGCGGACTTCCGCGAAGGGATCCGCGCGCAGGTGGTGGACAAGGACCGGAACCCGCAGTGGAAGCCGGCCGCCCTGCACGAGGTCTCCGCTGCCGACGTCGCGAGGTTCTTCGAGCCGCTGGGGGACCGGGAGCTCAACCTGCAAGCAAAGGAGGCCCGCAATGTCTGAAGCAATGCCTGAAACCACAGGAGCCGGGAAGAAGGAACACGTAGCGTTCCTGGGGCTGGGGCATATGGGCGGGCCCATGGCCGTGAACCTGGTCAAGGCCGGGTACACGGTGGCCGGGTTCGACGTGGTGCCGGCGGCGCTGGACGCGGCCCGGGAGCACGGCGTACCCACCGTTGCGTCGCCCGCCGAGGCCGTTGCCGGGGCGGACGTGGTGCTCACCATGTTTCCCAGCGGACAGCACGTCCTGGATGCCTACCGCGGGTCGGCCGGCCAGCCAGGCCTGCTGGAGGCTGCCGCGCCGGGCACCATGTTCCTGGACTGCTCCACCATCAACGTGGACGAGGCGCGGGAGGCGTCCGCGCTCGCCGTTGCCGCCGGACACCGTGCGGTGGACGCTCCTGTTTCCGGCGGCGTGGTGGGGGCCGAGGCCGGAACCCTGACCTTCATGGTGGGAGCCCTGCCGGAGGACTTCGAAGCAGTGAAGCCGATGCTGGAAGTGATGGGCAAGCGAGTTGTCCATTGCGGCGGCCACGGCGCGGGCCAGGCCGCCAAGGTCTGCAACAACCTCATTCTCGGCGTCTCCATGATCGCGGTGAGTGAAGCGTTCGTGCTCGGCGAGAAGCTGGGGCTCACGCACCAGGCCCTCTTCGACGTTGCGTCCGCGGCATCCGGGCAGTGCTGGGCGTTGACCACCAACTGCCCCGTTCCGGGGCCGGTGCCCACCAGTCCGGCCAACCGCGACTACCAGCCGGGCTTTGCCGGGGCGCTGATGGCGAAGGACCTCAAGCTGGCGCTGAACGCGCTGCAAAGTACCGGGGTGGCCGCCCGGATGGGGCCGCTGGCATCGGAGATTTACGATACGTTTGCGGCTGAGGGCGGTGCGGGCCGGGACTTCTCCGGCATCATCACCGACATCAGGGACAAATCCGCCCACTAGCAAGCCGGCAGTTTTCGAAGCAGAACCACGTGAGGAGTCAGGCATGACGGAACAGTACGGGAACATTCTGGTGGAGCGGCGCGGACGAGTGGGGCTGGTGACGCTGAACCGGCCCGAAGCGCTGAACGCGCTGAACAAAGCCACCATGGATGAACTTGTTGCTGCCGTCACCGCCATGGACGCTGATCCCGCAGTGGGCGCCGTGGTGGTCACCGGGTCCGGCAAGGCGTTTGCTGCCGGCGCGGACATCAAGGAGATG harbors:
- a CDS encoding CoA-acylating methylmalonate-semialdehyde dehydrogenase, whose amino-acid sequence is MVRELSHYIDGQRVDGTSGRFSDVYDPCTGQVQARLPLASAEEVRNAIASAEKAQVEWGAMNPQRRGRILLKFVDLVNEHIDELAALLSSEHGKTLPDARGDIQRGIEVVEFAAGAPHLLKGEFSDNAGTGIDVHSLRQPLGVVAGITPFNFPAMIPLWKSGPALAAGNAFILKPSERDPSVPLRLAELFTEAGVPDGVFNVVNGDKEAVDALLEDERVKAIGFVGSTPIAQYIYATAAAHGKRAQCFGGAKNHMVIMPDADLDMAVDALMGAGYGSAGERCMAISVAVPVGKETADALVSKLEERVKHLKVGHSLDKDSDFGPVVAASAKERIEGYIQSGVDEGATLVTDGRGLTVDGYDGGFWVGPTLFDNVTKDMKIYKEEIFGPVLSVLRAADYDEALRLCSEHEFGNGVAIFTRDGDAARDFASRVQVGMVGINVPIPVPIAYYTFGGWKASGFGDLNQHGADAFRFYTKTKTVTTRWPSGIRQGASYVMPEGS
- a CDS encoding enoyl-CoA hydratase/isomerase family protein produces the protein MTAGPTPRTNTASSATPTDEVLFERRGHLGVITLNRPRAVNALTAGMAAAMLDQLTAWEDDDGVATVLVHGAGERGLCAGGDIVAIYEDMLAGGEATADFWRTEYQLNALIAGYSKPYVAFMDGLVLGGGVGISAHGSVRVVTERTRTGMPETTIGFVPDVGGTLLLSRSPGESGTHAALTGAHLSGADALFLGLADHFVSSGNLPALAAALETEAAEDAVGRFAEEPPASALAGQRDWIDSCYASDDAEDIFRRLRTFDGEAAGEAADTIEAKSPTAVKVALASLRRARGLSLEEVLAEEYRVGLRFLAGADFREGIRAQVVDKDRNPQWKPAALHEVSAADVARFFEPLGDRELNLQAKEARNV
- the mmsB gene encoding 3-hydroxyisobutyrate dehydrogenase, which produces MSEAMPETTGAGKKEHVAFLGLGHMGGPMAVNLVKAGYTVAGFDVVPAALDAAREHGVPTVASPAEAVAGADVVLTMFPSGQHVLDAYRGSAGQPGLLEAAAPGTMFLDCSTINVDEAREASALAVAAGHRAVDAPVSGGVVGAEAGTLTFMVGALPEDFEAVKPMLEVMGKRVVHCGGHGAGQAAKVCNNLILGVSMIAVSEAFVLGEKLGLTHQALFDVASAASGQCWALTTNCPVPGPVPTSPANRDYQPGFAGALMAKDLKLALNALQSTGVAARMGPLASEIYDTFAAEGGAGRDFSGIITDIRDKSAH